A part of Fundulus heteroclitus isolate FHET01 chromosome 23, MU-UCD_Fhet_4.1, whole genome shotgun sequence genomic DNA contains:
- the mtus1a gene encoding microtubule-associated tumor suppressor 1 homolog A isoform X4, which translates to MMDYSAVSGRRFSSELESHRDSEMAEPFNLPSVPFKRAALTPQGDRRFPASPDSDGTSSQSEREARGSPYINTDHGLNEQSSVGSSHTSAAQQDLVTVLTSDMNAAFIVTPVNGSQKSWNKSVSCAHNRQTGSETFKRFLKRKEDDGRNEMVSSESAGREGELSSSDLSCRGSSGNECISVSSGEMVIRSHSFCLEEQSLTALSSLEDSSISPAASCVPSESNLLSATLPDVCKTSTERRTKQSMGHRSLGETFTLEKSTEKLAEEDDAAALSPLVPLPSESEGGLFMTFICESPTDQTQQAECCGAEAEPRGSEGLTPELGKTFMSTISEMLDSDDDVHTSTPVQSAGSNMPKLSYVSPCIENANNPGLQLAKKQQTSASSKGRPVAGVTPSLCKVKKADSQKAPKSDVGTARAKVLTRMSQQAATPGAAKPQKPPQVNKSAFRTTPARVMSRNPGVCAISKPSVPNGQANERAAPPGVTVKQLSGPDAASSHDPRPAVKEHAPTVQSSKSSFRGTQASVGQVSEASAQHAASLSCASRAEKSPARSGRVDPKPTPRRDVPSKTGFSSGSASGQDRPNVSRTRSRCFSESTSISRPPKEKKAGQWVTASFTAPRDDGVRSSARAGSSQHKHVEEASSPADSSRGAKKISLVAEPSRSTTAGAALNNSKGRAEGQASPRPGRGAALTQPPAARPSLLPGRQIQGALQRAVSRISRTVGNAQRNIKSEVASPGSHRAQATEEPSVGMKLQQNASKAPQTPSRPSLMGPPLTPAVKLPRKFPGLCQDSKGASGSPCFHLDQQVSGGALQKPTVLKSFVLKARLLSTSAKNSGSAVTTACRSAASTSNGSSASAVSPLKKTNYGKPVAQTPAVDRSKPKTSSRQPQQQYPHPAKGAGSQTVAQGSVLQDERRDQNIQQLKELLTASNRRFQALAVVLQQTLAERDEATRQCGKLSEELVSLKGELACSVHSSECLQREKEELRAALQDATRTLQEEHQKELAELEQRLQAVYKAECDSVLLSYKEEAKKYKTVMQQQMEDLKADHEALKLQLESSHAEELQSVRQQYEMSMEELRKVHTQEMLSFEQALKDAEAAVSAQIQELTVENNVLLEKLAAEESRRRELGENTQKDSHTLYLEKELESLKVVLDLKNKQLHQQEKKLLEIGKLTERNVKLDEFLIKVQQENEDLKARMERHAALSRQLSTEQAVLQESLQKESKVNKRLSMENEELLWKLHNGDLSSPRRVSPGPTSPSHPFKLQSPRSSVVFSSPPVSPR; encoded by the exons ATGATGGATTACAGCGCCGTCAGTGGAAGGAGATTTTCCTCTGAACTTGAATCGCATCGCGACTCTGAAATGGCTGAGCCATTTAATTTACCAAGTGTCCCCTTTAAGCGCGCCGCCCTCACCCCACAGGGAGACAGACGCTTTCCTGCATCACCCGACTCCGACGGTACGTCCAGCCAGAGTGAAAGAGAAGCCAGAGGCTCGCCTTACATCAACACAGACCACGGCCTAAATGAACAATCCTCCGTGGGTAGCAGCCACACTTCTGCTGCACAGCAGGATCTTGTCACTGTTCTAACTTCAGACATGAATGCAGCTTTTATCGTAACACCTGTAAATGGAAGTCAGAAGTCCTGGAACAAAAGCGTGAGCTGCGCTCATAATAGACAAACTGGATCTGAGACGTTTAAGAGATTTCTCAAGCGCAAAGAAGACGATGGTAGAAATGAAATGGTCTCTTCAGAATCGGCCGGACGAGAAGGCGAGCTGAGCTCAAGTGACCTGTCCTGTAGAGGATCCAGTGGGAATGAATGCATCTCCGTAAGCTCCGGAGAAATGGTGATAAGAAGTCACAGTTTTTGTCTGGAGGAACAATCCCTCACAGCCCTCTCCTCGCTGGAGGATTCCAGCATTTCTCCTGCCGCAAGCTGCGTGCCCTCAGAATCCAACCTGTTGTCAGCAACTCTGCCGGACGTCTGCAAAACCTCCACAGAGAGGAGGACCAAGCAGAGCATGGGCCATCGTAGTCTGGGTGAGACTTTCACTCTGGAAAAAAGCACGGAGAAGCTCGCTGAGGAAGATGACGCTGCAGCACTCAGCCCTCTGGTTCCACTGCCAAGTGAAAGTGAAGGAGGTCTTTTCATGACCTTTATCTGCGAGTCGCCTACGGATCAGACGCAACAGGCCGAGTGTTGTGGTGCCGAAGCAGAGCCTCGGGGTTCAGAAGGGCTTACCCCAGAACTCGGCAAAACCTTCATGTCCACTATTTCAGAAATGCTGGACAGCGATGATGACGTTCATACGTCCACTCCAGTGCAAAGCGCCGGGAGCAACATGCCGAAGCTCTCCTACGTCTCTCCTTGCATTGAAAACGCTAACAATCCAGGTCTCCAGCTGGCGAAAAAGCAGCAAACATCTGCCTCTTCTAAAGGCCGTCCCGTCGCAGGTGTTACACCTTCACTGTGCAAAGTCAAGAAAGCAGATTCACAGAAGGCTCCCAAATCGGACGTCGGTACTGCGAGAGCTAAAGTCTTAACTAGAATGTCGCAGCAAGCAGCCACGCCAGGCGCTGCTAAACCACAGAAGCCCCCGCAGGTTAATAAAAGCGCTTTTAGGACCACTCCTGCAAGGGTTATGAGCAGAAATCCGGGTGTTTGTGCTATCTCTAAACCATCTGTTCCTAACGGACAGGCTAACGAAAGAGCTGCTCCTCCAGGAGTCACTGTGAAACAGCTAAGTGGGCCGGATGCAGCGTCTTCACACGACCCCCGCCCAGCTGTCAAAGAGCACGCTCCAACGGTCCAGAGCAGCAAAAGCAGCTTCCGCGGGACGCAAGCATCCGTCGGCCAAGTGTCAGAGGCATCGGCACAACACGCTGCCAGCCTGAGCTGTGCTTCACGTGCGGAGAAATCCCCCGCCAGAAGTGGCCGAGTGGATCCCAAACCCACACCCAGGAGGGATGTCCCGAGCAAAACCGGCTTCAGTTCAGGCTCAGCTTCAGGCCAAGACAGGCCTAATGTCAGCAGGACGCGTTCTCGCTGTTTCTCTGAGAGCACGTCAATATCTAGGCCACCCAAGGAGAAGAAAGCAGGTCAGTGGGTCACAGCGAGTTTCACCGCTCCTCGAGATGATGGCGTCAGGAGTTCAGCCAGAGCAGGCTCTTCTCAACATAAACACGTCGAAGAGGCGAGCAGTCCTGCTGACTCCTCAAGAGGAGCAAAGAAGATCAGTCTGGTG GCAGAGCCCAGCAGATCGACCACAGCAGGAGCCGCACTGAACAACAGTAAAGGTAGAGCTGAAGGCCAGGCCTCGCCCAGACCAGGGAGAGGAGCAGCGCTGACCCAGCCTCCAGCGGCCAGACCAAGCCTTCTGCCAGGCAGGCAGATACAGGGAGCGCTGCAAAGGGCTGTCagcaggatctcaagaactgttgGCAATGCCCAAAGGAATATAAAGAGTGAAG TTGCATCACCAGGCAGTCACAGAGCCCAGGCCACAGAGGAACCATCCGTAGGCATGAAGCTTCAGCAAAATGCATCCAAGGCTCCTCAAACTCCCAGTCGCCCCTCTCTTATGGGCCCGCCCTTAACTCCTGCTGTTAAACTACCAAGGAAGTTCCCGGGTCTGTGTCAGGACTCTAAGGGTGCATCAG GATCACCATGTTTTCATCTGGACCAGCAGG TCTCTGGCGGAGCGCTACAGAAGCCAACGGTGCTTAAATCCTTTGTCCTGAAAGCAAGACTCCTTTCAACCTCGGCAAAAAACAGCGGATCAG CTGTGACTACAGCATGCAGGTCTGCAGCTTCCACAAGCAACGGATCTTCAGCTTCTGCTGTCAGTCCGCTAAAGAAGACTAATTACGGAAAACCTGTTGCCCAAACGCCTGCTG TGGACAGGAGCAAACCCAAGACCAGCTCTAGGCAACCTCAGCAGCAATACCCCCACCCAGCGAAGGGTGCTGGGTCTCAGACTGTGGCACAGGGTAGTGTCCTACAGGATGAGAGGAGAGACCAGAACATCCAGCAGCTCAAAGAGCTCCTCACAGCCAGCAACCGCAGGTTTCAGGCACTCGCCGTCGTTTTGCAGCAAACTTTGGCAGAG CGTGATGAAGCCACCAGGCAGTGTGGAAAGCTGTCTGAGGAACTGGTCAGCCTTAAAGGAGAGCTGG CTTGTTCTGTCCACTCGTCTGAGTGCCTGCAAAGGGAAAAGGAAGAATTACGCGCTGCTCTGCAGGATGCAACGCGGACACTGCAGGAAGAGCACCAGAAGGAGCTGGCTGAGCTGGAGCAGAGGCTGCAGGCTGTCTACAAGGCTGAATGCGACAGCGTTCTCCTCTCCTATAAGGAGGAGGCCAAAAAGTACAAGACTGTCATGCAGCAGCAG atggaaGACCTGAAAGCAGATCATGAGGCCTTGAAGCTGCAACTAGAGAGCAGCCATGCAGAAGAGCTGCAGTCTGTTAGACAGCAGTATGAGATGTCTATGGAAG AACTCAGGAAAGTCCACACTCAGGAGATGCTGTCTTTTGAGCAGGCCCTAAAAGATGCAGAAGCTGCAGTTTCT GCACAGATTCAGGAGCTGACTGTAGAGAATAATGTCCTGTTAGAGAAACTAGCGGCagaggagagcaggaggagagaaCTGGGTGAAAACACTCAG AAGGACTCTCACACTCTGTATctggagaaggagctggagaGTCTCAAAGTAGTGCTggatctgaaaaacaaacagcttcacCAGCAGGAGAAGAAACTGCTGGAGATTGGCAAACTG ACGGAGAGAAATGTGAAGTTGGATGAATTCCTCATAAAGGTCCAGCAAGAGAATGAGGACCTGAAAGCCCGAATGGAAAGGCACGCCGCGCTGTCGAG GCAGCTGTCCACGGAGCAGGCCGTGCTGCAGGAGTCCCTCCAGAAGGAGTCCAAGGTCAACAAGCGGCTGTCTATGGAGAACGAGGAGCTGCTCTGGAAGCTCCATAACGGAGACCTGAGTAGCCCCCGCAGGGTGTCCCCTGGCCCTACCTCACCCTCCCACCCCTTCAAGCTGCAGTCCCCCCGCAGCTCCGTCGTCTTCTCCAGCCCACCCGTCTCCCCCAGATAA
- the mtus1a gene encoding microtubule-associated tumor suppressor 1 homolog A isoform X6, with product MLPEVDRRRNPSVLKRTPMAGYTGPRSCTWTEVPAHVFYNSSLFGQSHAESSCDLTLLTCLLIGSYRFCVIPLLAAFHGNVSGGALQKPTVLKSFVLKARLLSTSAKNSGSAVTTACRSAASTSNGSSASAVSPLKKTNYGKPVAQTPAVDRSKPKTSSRQPQQQYPHPAKGAGSQTVAQGSVLQDERRDQNIQQLKELLTASNRRFQALAVVLQQTLAERDEATRQCGKLSEELVSLKGELACSVHSSECLQREKEELRAALQDATRTLQEEHQKELAELEQRLQAVYKAECDSVLLSYKEEAKKYKTVMQQQMEDLKADHEALKLQLESSHAEELQSVRQQYEMSMEELRKVHTQEMLSFEQALKDAEAAVSAQIQELTVENNVLLEKLAAEESRRRELGENTQKDSHTLYLEKELESLKVVLDLKNKQLHQQEKKLLEIGKLTERNVKLDEFLIKVQQENEDLKARMERHAALSRQLSTEQAVLQESLQKESKVNKRLSMENEELLWKLHNGDLSSPRRVSPGPTSPSHPFKLQSPRSSVVFSSPPVSPR from the exons ATGCTGCCTGAGGTGGACAGAAGGAGAAATCCCTCAGTTTTGAAGCGAACACCCATGGCTGGCTACACCGGACCTCGGAGCTGCACCTGGACTGAGGTCCCAGCTCACGTTTTCTACAACTCCTCTTTATTTGGACAAAGCCATGCAGAATCCAGCTGTGATCTCACGCTATTGACGTGCCTGCTCATTGGATCCTATCGCTTTTGTGTCATCCCTTTGTTGGCTGCGTTTCATGGAAACG TCTCTGGCGGAGCGCTACAGAAGCCAACGGTGCTTAAATCCTTTGTCCTGAAAGCAAGACTCCTTTCAACCTCGGCAAAAAACAGCGGATCAG CTGTGACTACAGCATGCAGGTCTGCAGCTTCCACAAGCAACGGATCTTCAGCTTCTGCTGTCAGTCCGCTAAAGAAGACTAATTACGGAAAACCTGTTGCCCAAACGCCTGCTG TGGACAGGAGCAAACCCAAGACCAGCTCTAGGCAACCTCAGCAGCAATACCCCCACCCAGCGAAGGGTGCTGGGTCTCAGACTGTGGCACAGGGTAGTGTCCTACAGGATGAGAGGAGAGACCAGAACATCCAGCAGCTCAAAGAGCTCCTCACAGCCAGCAACCGCAGGTTTCAGGCACTCGCCGTCGTTTTGCAGCAAACTTTGGCAGAG CGTGATGAAGCCACCAGGCAGTGTGGAAAGCTGTCTGAGGAACTGGTCAGCCTTAAAGGAGAGCTGG CTTGTTCTGTCCACTCGTCTGAGTGCCTGCAAAGGGAAAAGGAAGAATTACGCGCTGCTCTGCAGGATGCAACGCGGACACTGCAGGAAGAGCACCAGAAGGAGCTGGCTGAGCTGGAGCAGAGGCTGCAGGCTGTCTACAAGGCTGAATGCGACAGCGTTCTCCTCTCCTATAAGGAGGAGGCCAAAAAGTACAAGACTGTCATGCAGCAGCAG atggaaGACCTGAAAGCAGATCATGAGGCCTTGAAGCTGCAACTAGAGAGCAGCCATGCAGAAGAGCTGCAGTCTGTTAGACAGCAGTATGAGATGTCTATGGAAG AACTCAGGAAAGTCCACACTCAGGAGATGCTGTCTTTTGAGCAGGCCCTAAAAGATGCAGAAGCTGCAGTTTCT GCACAGATTCAGGAGCTGACTGTAGAGAATAATGTCCTGTTAGAGAAACTAGCGGCagaggagagcaggaggagagaaCTGGGTGAAAACACTCAG AAGGACTCTCACACTCTGTATctggagaaggagctggagaGTCTCAAAGTAGTGCTggatctgaaaaacaaacagcttcacCAGCAGGAGAAGAAACTGCTGGAGATTGGCAAACTG ACGGAGAGAAATGTGAAGTTGGATGAATTCCTCATAAAGGTCCAGCAAGAGAATGAGGACCTGAAAGCCCGAATGGAAAGGCACGCCGCGCTGTCGAG GCAGCTGTCCACGGAGCAGGCCGTGCTGCAGGAGTCCCTCCAGAAGGAGTCCAAGGTCAACAAGCGGCTGTCTATGGAGAACGAGGAGCTGCTCTGGAAGCTCCATAACGGAGACCTGAGTAGCCCCCGCAGGGTGTCCCCTGGCCCTACCTCACCCTCCCACCCCTTCAAGCTGCAGTCCCCCCGCAGCTCCGTCGTCTTCTCCAGCCCACCCGTCTCCCCCAGATAA